The Punica granatum isolate Tunisia-2019 chromosome 4, ASM765513v2, whole genome shotgun sequence sequence GCACAGGGCCTCACGATCGTGTATGGAATTCCACTCTCTCGGATCAAGTCCTCCCCCTGTTAGTACATAGCCAATATAAGAATCTGGTATGATTCTAAGCCATTGGTCATAACAAATTTACCAAACCTTGTACCTTCAACTTATATGTCAGAATGAAACCGAGTTCCTTGTTCAAGCGGACTGCAGGAGGTTGTCTCGTGAGATCAAGTCCCGGCCTCTCGGGTCTCGTTACTCCTGCAGACCCCACATGTACGAACCTACAGGTAGTGAATTAGTGGAACTATTATGTCCTGTCACTATATTCCCAACTTATATTTCCAAAGAAATCCGATTATGGAATGACGAAGAAATTAAACTGAACCTGGGAATGATTGGTTCCTTTAGATATGCTCGAATGCAGGAAATAGGCAGCTGAAATGCGCCTTCCACAAAAGTCGGGTTCAACTTTCCATCATACTCAAACTTGCTGAACATTAGCTGCAACATTATATTGTCACATCAAGACACAAAAGGGGGATGAAATCAGATGAAACAGAAGGTGGGCTTATCTAAATGAATACCTGCAGAGAAACAACACTACTCGGGTCAAAAGGCGGGGCATCAAACACTGTTCTCGCTCGAAATATGGGCCTCAGAGATGCGAATGGTAGGCGAATCTGCAGAATCACACCAGAGAGTTTAAGTAAGATGATTTAATGAAAGTACAGGCACTAATGTCGAGCTTTAGACGGGCTTACTGATTGCCACTTGCCACCAATGGTGTCAAAACTAATTGTATAGCCCACTGTGTCCCAATCACGGCTAGTCCGAACAATTAGTTTGTAACGACGACCATCTCCCCGAAGACGAAGCTCCACACCATCATATGCAGAAAGATCTTCGGCCACaggaaaattctaaaagaaagaaattgatAAAACTACAACTTGAACAACTGAGACTTCCGTCATGTTAATATGATCATTTGGTGTTCAACATGCTCACCTTTGTTCTGATGCTAGTAAAGCCACCATTGTTTGCTGTAGAAACGTTTCctgaaaaaagggaaaaaagcgTAAAACTTTGAGGCCTGATCGATCCGTCAATATGAAGTAGATAAGTACATAAGGTTGCCGATAAACCTTTGAAGAGTCCGGCGGGTCCACCATCTTCGCCACTAGTTGGGTCCATCAGCAACATACTTTCACTAACTCCTCCCATCACAACGTCGTCTAAGGCACCCCAAGGAAGTTCCTTAAACATACCATCTGACAAGAAACTTCACAATTAAAAGGCCAATAGATTGGTAACCAAATTGGGACTTTATCTCTAATAGAGAATCGATCAGCTTAAGTGACCAAATTGTATTCTATCTGATTTGTAATGTCAAGAGCATACCTTCAATGCCGAACAGGACtttcccattccgcactccaACACTCCCTTTGACAGCATTAAGTAGATTTCTCATCCCAACATATTCGACCATTTCAGGCAAGTCACCTTTGATCTGGCCATTTAAATCAGATAAGAATCAAGTCCCTCTGGGTAAACGAACTATACTCCTACTTTGAACTGAAGATGGCTATGTAAGAGCCGATCCGACTAGGAAAATGTTGGCATACCTCTGGCTCAAAAAACTTGATCCCCTGCAGAAAAAAACCGACATAAGTCAATCcaataatttctttattttgcagGAAGACCACAAATAATAGAAAAACAGCAAATCATCGTACTTGGCTGTATTTTGCACGATCGGGAGTATCCCCTTCCTTCGGTCCAACAATAACAGAAGTAGCATTGATGATTTTTCTAATGCCTTTGAAGTATTCAGGTAGCAGAGTACTCTCTTTGGTAATATCTCCTACAATCTGAAATACTTGAACGTGTACGAACAAAGGATCAACGAGAAACAGTGAAAATGCGTGAAAAGAAAACAAGCACTAAAGGGTGTTTCTTTAAAGCATTACATAAATCTGATTGTTAAGATATATTGCTTACATTGTACTAGCAAAAACATCATCTTTCAGAATGACCATATGAATGTAAGCGAGAGATCAAGAACTGCAAGAAATAGTTCTACATTAATATCTGGCTCACCATGTCAATGTCCAGTCCCAACATTTTCCTGGCCTTCTCTTCGTTTCGGACCTACAGGGGTTC is a genomic window containing:
- the LOC116205626 gene encoding protein HIGH CHLOROPHYLL FLUORESCENCE PHENOTYPE 173, chloroplastic isoform X1, which produces MEVLYFQGPSSLVNTKCSKKSVRPPTLPSLLPKPFLQLNDRSVSGWSLRKTRSVCYSSSLSTIYKGPVSEKQGWDLGRFIKTLYFFNGPPSPAKFFEFIIEKLSGPGPELAKPEKRMDPTGIVLVAGATGGVGRRVVDILRKKGQPVRILVRNEEKARKMLGLDIDMIVGDITKESTLLPEYFKGIRKIINATSVIVGPKEGDTPDRAKYSQGIKFFEPEIKGDLPEMVEYVGMRNLLNAVKGSVGVRNGKVLFGIEDGMFKELPWGALDDVVMGGVSESMLLMDPTSGEDGGPAGLFKGNVSTANNGGFTSIRTKNFPVAEDLSAYDGVELRLRGDGRRYKLIVRTSRDWDTVGYTISFDTIGGKWQSIRLPFASLRPIFRARTVFDAPPFDPSSVVSLQLMFSKFEYDGKLNPTFVEGAFQLPISCIRAYLKEPIIPRFVHVGSAGVTRPERPGLDLTRQPPAVRLNKELGFILTYKLKGEDLIRESGIPYTIVRPCALTEEPAGADLIFDQGDNITGKISREEVARICVAALDSPYACDKTFEVKSVVPFSEPFKIDPENPPPEKDYDVYFKELKEGITGKEFLEKSPVPV
- the LOC116205626 gene encoding protein HIGH CHLOROPHYLL FLUORESCENCE PHENOTYPE 173, chloroplastic isoform X2, which translates into the protein MDPTGIVLVAGATGGVGRRVVDILRKKGQPVRILVRNEEKARKMLGLDIDMIVGDITKESTLLPEYFKGIRKIINATSVIVGPKEGDTPDRAKYSQGIKFFEPEIKGDLPEMVEYVGMRNLLNAVKGSVGVRNGKVLFGIEDGMFKELPWGALDDVVMGGVSESMLLMDPTSGEDGGPAGLFKGNVSTANNGGFTSIRTKNFPVAEDLSAYDGVELRLRGDGRRYKLIVRTSRDWDTVGYTISFDTIGGKWQSIRLPFASLRPIFRARTVFDAPPFDPSSVVSLQLMFSKFEYDGKLNPTFVEGAFQLPISCIRAYLKEPIIPRFVHVGSAGVTRPERPGLDLTRQPPAVRLNKELGFILTYKLKGEDLIRESGIPYTIVRPCALTEEPAGADLIFDQGDNITGKISREEVARICVAALDSPYACDKTFEVKSVVPFSEPFKIDPENPPPEKDYDVYFKELKEGITGKEFLEKSPVPV